The Kluyveromyces lactis strain NRRL Y-1140 chromosome D complete sequence genome has a window encoding:
- a CDS encoding putative asparagine synthase (similar to uniprot|Q04489 Saccharomyces cerevisiae YML096W Hypothetical ORF), translating into MCGILAYFGKSFGSTLTDEFQELYEKDLTGPIQSCNSNTLFNELIPYIVRRGPNYASLRSLSEINAMLFSSVLSLRTPFTKQSVMVQDRYLLQYNGELYNDDTVENCEHSDTEYISSLLEKHSVEEVVRKCYGEFAYAITDLQERKVYFGRDSIGKRSLSYILLDDELYITSVSGRCDGFQNCLAGVIYIFDINTKQLTGSVKIHDEPYIVSDQIDNDFQLLEEYKIKLYECLRRSVYQRIVTIHPMHLENGNISILFSGGLDCSVITALLCEQLIKINRNSETIIELLNVGFENPRTGKMPSDSPDRILAIKSAQLLSELYPQVNIKLIEVDVPYTDYLSHKDTVIDLMYPKNTEMDLSIAIAFYFASRGRGKVTENGESKPYNRSGIVMFSGLGADELYGGYHKFSNKSNEELVIELQKQIAQIHDRNLNRDDKVISNHGIEVRYPFLDERVVQFSVDLPLNYKVNKHILRVMAKDILRLDFISEEPKRAIQFGARSAKMTKDSNKRGTDLLK; encoded by the coding sequence ATGTGTGGTATTTTGGCATATTTTGGTAAatcatttggatcaacTCTTACTGATGAATTCCAAGAACTATACGAGAAAGACCTAACAGGACCAATACAGTCATGTAATAGTAATACGTTATTTAATGAACTGATACCGTATATCGTGAGAAGAGGTCCAAACTATGCGTCATTGAGATCGTTATCTGAAATTAATGCTATGTTGTTCTCATCTGTATTATCTTTAAGAACACCATTCACGAAACAAAGCGTCATGGTACAAGATCGTTACCTTCTACAGTATAACGGGGAACTGTATAATGATGATACTGTTGAAAATTGTGAACACAGTGATACggaatatatttcttcaCTTTTGGAAAAGCATTCTGTTGAAGAGGTAGTAAGGAAATGTTATGGAGAATTTGCGTACGCAATTACTGATCTTCAAGAACGAAAGGTATATTTTGGGAGAGATAGCATCGGTAAGCGAAGCTTGAGCTACATATTACTTGATGATGAGCTATATATTACCAGTGTAAGTGGAAGATGTGACGGTTTCCAGAACTGTCTAGCCGGTGTCATTTATATCTTTGATATTAATACTAAACAACTCACAGGTTCCGTTAAAATTCACGATGAGCCATACATAGTCTCCGACCAGATTGATAATGATTTCCAATTATTAGAAGAGTATAAGATTAAATTGTACGAGTGCCTTAGACGATCGGTATACCAAAGAATAGTTACAATTCATCCTATGCATTTGGAAAACGGAAATATTAGCATTTTATTTTCTGGTGGATTAGATTGTTCCGTAATCACAGCACTACTGTGTGAACAACTCATTAAAATTAATAGGAATTCTGAAACGATAATTGAGCTTCTGAATGTTGGTTTTGAAAATCCTAGAACTGGTAAAATGCCATCAGACTCGCCTGACAGAATATTAGCAATAAAATCTGCACAACTTTTAAGTGAACTGTATCCGCAGGTTAACATAAAACTAATTGAAGTAGACGTACCATACACAGATTATCTTTCGCATAAGGATACAGTTATAGATCTCATGTATCCGAAGAATACAGAAATGGATCTCTCGATAGCAATTGCATTTTATTTCGCCTCAAGAGGCCGCGGTAAAGTCACAGAAAATGGGGAGAGTAAACCATATAATAGATCTGGTATTGTAATGTTCAGTGGATTGGGAGCTGATGAGTTATACGGGGGCTACCAtaaattttcaaataagtCAAACGAAGAACTTGTGATAGAACTTCAGAAACAAATAGCTCAAATTCATGACAGAAATTTGAACCGAGATGATAAGGTTATTTCCAATCATGGTATTGAAGTCAGATATCCTTTCTTGGATGAAAGAGTTGTTCAGTTTTCAGTGGATTTACCACTAAACTACAAGGTTAACAAGCATATATTGCGTGTCATGGCGAAGGACATTTTACGCCTCGATTTCATTAGTGAAGAGCCAAAGAGAGCAATCCAATTCGGAGCAAGAAGTGCCAAAATGACAAAAGACAGTAACAAAAGGGGTACTGATTTACTGAAGTAA
- the RAD10 gene encoding DNA repair protein RAD10 (similar to uniprot|P06838 Saccharomyces cerevisiae YML095C RAD10 Single-stranded DNA endonuclease (with Rad1p) cleaves single-stranded DNA during nucleotide excision repair and double-strand break repair subunit of Nucleotide Excision Repair Factor 1 (NEF1) homolog of human XPF protein), which translates to MVDDTTSFESILANVRKRRAEFNQPSPQPQQSPRPSLQQNPAPELTRKQNEHPNLRDASINSQQRSVTTSKPSGPVINSFNQQHDTSPGNAPVIHNQKKAVQESSFADKSSSSKTMFVSSSQTGNPLLKSLVNVNWRYVKSTPTTQVHYDYQIRGRNVIFLSLKYHKLHPEYIGKKLLPFKRTEGNVLLCVVDVENSEDILRELNKVCMFQGFTILLAFTFEQAGKYLTFMNK; encoded by the coding sequence ATGGTGGACGATACAACATCTTTCGAGAGTATTCTTGCTAATGTCCGGAAAAGAAGAGCTGAATTTAATCAACCCAGTCCACAACCGCAGCAATCACCACGACCATCACTACAGCAGAATCCAGCACCGGAGCTGacaagaaaacaaaatgaacaTCCAAATCTGAGAGATGCTTCAATAAATTCACAACAGAGAAGTGTAACCACATCAAAACCATCTGGACCGGTGATTAACTCGTTCAATCAACAACATGATACTTCTCCCGGCAATGCGCCGGTCATTCACAACCAAAAGAAGGCCGTTCAAGAATCAAGTTTTGCTGACAAATCCTCGTCATCCAAGACAATGTTTGTAAGCTCCTCTCAGACTGGAAACCCACTATTGAAGAGTTTAGTGAACGTCAATTGGAGATATGTGAAATCGACGCCTACTACACAAGTTCATTACGATTACCAGATACGAGGAAGAAACGtaatatttctttcattgAAGTATCATAAACTACATCCTGAATACATAGGAAAGAAATTGCTACCTTTCAAAAGGACGGAAGGAAATGTTTTACTATGTGTCGTTGATGTTGAGAATTCGGAAGATATTCTAAGAGAGTTAAACAAAGTGTGCATGTTTCAAGGATTCACTATACTTCTAGCCTTTACATTTGAGCAAGCAGGAAAATATTTGACCTTTATGAACAAatga
- the ERO1 gene encoding ER oxidoreductin (similar to uniprot|Q03103 Saccharomyces cerevisiae YML130C ERO1 Glycoprotein required for oxidative protein folding in the endoplasmic reticulum), with product MVKVLQLCFLSAISLVQALNSTVDQKDEAKVDINTVFDNDSTNFCRMDKTEAIGATCDVTFHEINEVNNNIRPQLLSLVQSDFFKYFKLDLYKECPFWSDNNGYCVNRACAVDVVEDWDSLPEYWQPEILGNIENATTDITDDECSFLDELCDKPRFEAEKDIEYCDTNDFNSQHSVLVDLTANPERFTGYGGEQSSQIWSSIYKENCFSLGDENQCLAKDAFYRLISGLHASIGTHLSNEHLNTETGKWEPNLELFMTRVGNFPDRVSNIYFNFAVVAKALWKIRPYMNELGFCNAYNEDVKGMIDGVVSQLNSKVFNEDLLFHDEVSGQLKDDFRIRFKNVTKIMDCVQCDRCRLWGKVQTTGYATSLKILFEMDNDDDVARQHVVDKLTKYELIALFNTFDRLSKSVEAVNRFEEMYNYQLKSPGEKLASFFQLDNFFKVLNDKFNSANHSSQEKESVSNVEKKVNEFNDLKMPEKKKETHTEVREQASGVFKEAWDVEWKNFKQALRFIVTSYTDLPSTVSKYTVLKLNKLWNKFIGVPNYLEEGEELEYPSYNYEE from the coding sequence ATGGTAAAAGTTCTGCAACTATGCTTTTTGAGCGCAATATCGCTCGTTCAAGCGTTGAATTCGACTGTAGATCAAAAAGATGAGGCGAAAGTGGATATCAACACTGTTTTCGATAATGATTCGACTAATTTCTGCCGCATGGACAAGACAGAAGCTATTGGAGCCACCTGTGATGTGACCTTCCATGAAATTAACGAGGTTAACAATAATATTAGACCACAATTGTTGTCGTTGGTTCAAAGTGATTTTTTCaagtatttcaaattggatTTATATAAAGAGTGTCCATTCTGGTCGGATAACAATGGGTACTGCGTAAATCGTGCGTGTGCTGTTGATGTGGTAGAAGATTGGGATAGCTTACCAGAGTATTGGCAGCCTGAAATTTTGGGTaacattgaaaatgctACCACTGATATTACCGATGATGAATGTTCATTTTTAGATGAGTTATGTGACAAACCTCGTTTCGAAGCTGAAAAGGATATTGAATACTGTGATACCAATGATTTCAATAGCCAGCATTCAGTATTAGTTGATTTGACCGCTAATCCTGAGAGATTTACGGGTTACGGCGGTGAACAATCGTCGCAAATCTGGTCCAGCATTTACAAGGAAAACTGTTTCTCATTAGGTGACGAAAACCAATGCTTAGCTAAGGACGCCTTCTACAGATTGATATCGGGATTGCATGCTTCAATTGGTACTCATCTTTCCAATGAACATTTAAACACCGAAACAGGTAAATGGGAACCTAATTTGGAACTATTTATGACCAGGGTAGGAAATTTCCCTGACCGTGTATCGAACATTTACTTCAACTTTGCCGTTGTCGCGAAGGCCCTTTGGAAAATTAGACCATATATGAATGAACTAGGTTTCTGTAATGCTTACAACGAGGACGTTAAGGGAATGATTGATGGTGTCGTTTCTCAGCTAAATAGCAAAGTTTTCAACGAAGATTTACTTTTCCATGATGAGGTCAGTGGCCAACTTAAGGATGATTTCAGAATCAGGTTCAAGAATGTCACGAAAATTATGGACTGTGTGCAATGTGATAGATGTAGATTGTGGGGTAAAGTGCAAACCACTGGATATGCTACTagtttgaagattttgTTCGAAATGGATAACGATGACGATGTGGCAAGACAGCATGTCGTTGATAAACTTACCAAGTACGAATTAATTGCTTTATTCAACACTTTTGACAGATTGTCAAAGTCAGTGGAAGCAGTTAACAGATTCGAAGAAATGTACAACTATCAATTAAAGAGTCCTGGTGAAAAACTGGCCTcctttttccaattggataatttcttcaaagtatTGAATGATAAGTTTAACAGTGCCAATCATTCATctcaagaaaaagaatccGTTAGTAACgtagaaaagaaggtaaaTGAATTCAATGATCTAAAAATGccagagaagaagaaagaaacacaTACCGAAGTTCGTGAACAGGCCAGCGGTGTATTCAAAGAAGCATGGGATGTAGAATGGAAGAATTTCAAGCAAGCGTTGCGGTTTATCGTAACAAGTTATACGGACCTACCTTCCACTGTTAGTAAGTACACTGTACTAAAGCTCAATAAACTCTGGAACAAGTTTATTGGTGTTCCAAACTATCTCGAAGAAGGAGAGGAGCTTGAATATCCATCCTACAACTACGAAGAATAG
- the VPS9 gene encoding guanine nucleotide exchange factor VPS9 (similar to uniprot|P54787 Saccharomyces cerevisiae YML097C), whose product MDADDDKGFNASPETISEKPLADVGENLDEKNNYYDFQAFLKIMRDPKADPIVKHTKSFIRNFVSQRENWTTSEQEKLINDFKVFIYDKLLTNEAFRDLSDAQIKNAKEGIEKLVMGKLYYKCFSPCLVNEKRSSDATHEQDLLDDAKLRDKILEFRFLGPEHLDIIPDLINGKLHSFIALSAKELAKINQYRSPRDKMVCVLNSCKVLFGLLKHNNKLNGGADHFVPLLIFTLLKSDVPHLISNVRYIERFRFPSFLMGENAYYLSTLQGAVNFILDMDIDSISILETDKDFNKKYSQNQEEIKDLKKQELLNPKDSSTKFPHRTVSPSPSEYILKPLDDAANSVLTKLNDFWNTSTSPTPSSPEYEDRSPRDHQEIDEHTATVLAQQMEHKEQENTLQTLQLMFPDLDPDLIRDVCIASKYRVGVCVDSLLEMAE is encoded by the coding sequence ATGGACGCAGACGACGATAAAGGATTCAATGCTTCTCCAGAGACAATTTCGGAGAAGCCATTAGCTGACGTAGGGGAAAACTtagatgaaaagaataattaCTATGACTTTCAAGCATTTCTCAAGATAATGCGAGACCCTAAGGCAGATCCTATTGTCAAACATACCAAATCATTTATTAGGAATTTTGTAAGCCAACGAGAAAACTGGACAACATCTGAACAAGAGAAGCTCATTAATGActttaaagttttcatATATGATAAACTTCTGACAAATGAAGCCTTCAGAGACCTCAGTGATGCGCAGATAAAGAATGCTAAGGAAGGAATAGAGAAATTAGTGATGGGGAAACTTTATTATAAGTGTTTTTCTCCTTGTCTAGTGAACGAGAAGAGAAGTTCAGATGCTACGCATGAACAGGATCTTTTAGATGACGCCAAGTTAAGGGACAAAATCTTAGAGTTCAGATTCCTTGGCCCAGAACATTTGGATATCATTCCGGATTTGATCAACGGAAAACTTCACAGTTTCATAGCACTTTCCGCAAAAGAACTGGCCAAAATCAACCAGTATCGCTCCCCTAGAGATAAAATGGTTTGTGTTCTAAACTCATGTAAAGTTTTATTCGGGCTTTTGAAACACAATAACAAGTTGAATGGTGGTGCGGATCACTTTGTACCATTGTTAATATTTACTTTGCTCAAAAGCGATGTCCCTCATCTTATCAGCAACGTTCGTTacattgaaagatttaGATTTCCATCGTTCTTGATGGGAGAAAACGCATATTATTTAAGCACCTTACAAGGAGCGGTCAATTTCATTCTAGATATGGATATAGATTCGATCAGCATCTTAGAAACGGATAAAGActtcaacaagaaatattcTCAGAATCAGGAGGAAATCAAGGATCTTAAAAAGCAAGAACTTCTAAATCCAAAGGATTCATCTACCAAGTTCCCACACCGTACTGTGTCACCTTCGCCAAGTGAGTATATACTCAAGCCGCTTGATGATGCTGCAAATTCAGTGCTAACTAAACTCAACGACTTTTGGAACACAAGTACTTCTCCAACACCCTCTTCACCAGAGTATGAGGATAGATCTCCCAGAGATCATCAAGAGATCGACGAACATACAGCCACCGTTTTGGCACAACAGATGGAGCATAAAGAGCAAGAAAATACACTTCAAACATTACAGTTGATGTTTCCGGATTTAGACCCAGATCTTATTCGAGACGTATGCATAGCTAGCAAATACAGAGTCGGTGTTTGCGTAGACTCATTGTTAGAAATGGCAGAATGA
- the TAF13 gene encoding Taf13p (similar to uniprot|P11747 Saccharomyces cerevisiae YML098W) yields the protein MSRRIRKTSLFSKDVGSLMYAFGDVAQPLPETIQCVDELVVSYLSDICANAYYSAQTVKRNKIKVEDFRFVLRKDEVKLGRAEELIKMNKVITDARKQFDNSEGKSLKRVKDDGDDDHISADEDEETTTVPEPVPTSRPVGRPRKKGNEPPKKKKRETS from the coding sequence ATGTCCAGAAGAATTCGTAAAACAAGTCTTTTCAGTAAAGATGTTGGCTCTTTGATGTATGCGTTTGGTGATGTCGCGCAACCTTTACCAGAGACCATTCAATGTGTAGACGAATTGGTGGTGTCTTATTTGAGCGATATATGTGCCAATGCGTACTACTCGGCTCAAACCGTGAAGAGGAATAAGATTAAAGTGGAAGATTTCAGATTTGTACTTCGAAAGGACGAGGTGAAATTAGGTAGAGCTGAAGAGTTGATTAAGATGAATAAAGTTATTACCGATGCCAGGAAACAATTTGATAATTCAGAGGggaaatctttgaaacgAGTGAAAGATGACGGTGATGATGACCACATTTCggctgatgaagatgaggagACGACAACGGTTCCTGAACCCGTTCCTACCTCACGTCCGGTAGGCAGACCAAGGAAAAAGGGAAATGAACCTcctaagaagaagaaacggGAAACAAGCTGA
- the GIM5 gene encoding Gim5p (highly similar to uniprot|Q04493 Saccharomyces cerevisiae YML094W GIM5 Subunit of the heterohexameric cochaperone prefoldin complex which binds specifically to cytosolic chaperonin and transfers target proteins to it) gives MSSQKIDLTQLNPEQLTVVKQQIDQELQHFTQSLHALNMARSKFKECIDDIKTVSRDDNANQNLLVPLSGSLYVSGKIQDNKKFMVDVGTGYYVDKSAEDAIQFYQKKVDKLNKESLQIQEIIKEKNQSSLAIENQLRIAAIKQHEQMAAAQKS, from the exons ATGTCTTCCCAAAAAA TTGATTTAACACAATTAAACCCTGAACAACTAACTGTTGTCAAACAGCAGATAGACCAAGAACTACAGCATTTCACACAATCATTACATGCTTTGAACATGGCTCGTTcaaagttcaaagaatgTATAGACGATATCAAGACTGTGAGCAGAGATGACAACGCAAATCAAAATCTGTTGGTCCCACTTTCTGGTTCCCTTTATGTATCTGGTAAAATCCAAGATAATAAGAAATTTATGGTAGATGTAGGAACTGGTTATTACGTTGATAAATCTGCTGAAGATGCTATCCAATTCTACCAAAAGAAAGTAGATAAATTGAATAAGGaatctcttcaaattcaagagattatcaaagagaaaaatcAATCATCACTAGCAATTGAAAATCAATTGAGAATTGCTGCCATCAAACAACATGAACAGATGGCTGCTGCGCAGAAGTCATAG
- the PRE8 gene encoding proteasome core particle subunit alpha 2 (highly similar to uniprot|P23639 Saccharomyces cerevisiae YML092C PRE8 20S proteasome beta-type subunit), with amino-acid sequence MADRYSFSLTTFSPSGKLGQIDYALAAVKQGVTSLGIKSTNGIVIATEKKSSSSLALPDTVSKVSLITPDIGAVYSGMGPDFRVLVDKARKVAHTNYKRIYGEYPPTKILVSEVAKIMQEATQSGGVRPFGVSVLVAGHDEHNGFGLYQVDPSGAYFPWKATAIGKGSSAAKTFLEKRWNEELELEDAIHIALLTLKESVEGEFNGDTIELAIVGDINQELLGYQGEPRAKGPRFRKLTSQEITDRLDAL; translated from the coding sequence ATGGCTGACAGATATTCGTTTTCTTTAACGACGTTTTCCCCAAGTGGTAAATTAGGACAAATTGATTATGCTTTAGCGGCTGTCAAGCAAGGTGTTACTTCGTTGGGTATAAAATCGACCAATGGTATTGTGATTGCCACTGAAAAGAAGTCTTCATCAAGTTTGGCATTACCAGATACCGTATCCAAAGTTTCGCTCATAACACCCGACATTGGTGCAGTATATTCTGGTATGGGGCCAGATTTCAGAGTCTTGGTGGATAAGGCAAGAAAAGTAGCACATACGAATTATAAGAGAATTTATGGGGAATACCCTCCAACTAAGATATTAGTCTCTGAAGTAGCTAAGATTATGCAAGAGGCAACTCAATCAGGTGGTGTCAGACCGTTTGGTGTTTCTGTACTGGTAGCAGGACACGACGAACATAATGGGTTCGGTCTTTATCAAGTGGATCCATCTGGTGCATATTTCCCATGGAAGGCAACTGCCATTGGCAAAGGCTCGTCTGCTGCTAAGACATTTTTAGAGAAGAGATGGaatgaagaattagaaCTTGAAGATGCTATACACATTGCTCTTTTAACATTGAAGGAATCAGTGGAAGGAGAATTTAATGGAGACACTATCGAACTTGCTATTGTAGGAGACATAAATCAAGAATTGTTGGGTTATCAAGGTGAACCTCGTGCAAAGGGCCCAAGATTCAGAAAATTGACTTCACAGGAGATTACCGATCGATTGGACGCTTTATAA
- the UTP14 gene encoding Utp14p (similar to uniprot|Q04500 Saccharomyces cerevisiae YML093W UTP14 Nucleolar protein component of the small subunit (SSU) processome containing the U3 snoRNA that is involved in processing of pre-18S rRNA): MAKRPRSTGRTKKQSKRRAFSALEIARRELEGDDSSSDNETGKHGAILNARKKEDADSGEDSFEDEELDSDEALGSDDDYDVLSSKFSQTIRDQKKAKKNVPKYYDSEEDDGGYTSIEEDELVSLSAAWDMDDKESKGDDDADSKLNLNDNLSDQETSASEESSSEEEEVSEEEDPFADISEDEDETNLSNVVTLLNKDKDKKQMKKLENYTVGEENEFALPTNKSGDKLDISAMLAAVDDPLVSQKASLLKGKQTALATPLPQRIQKRLERKAAYEISKDEVNKWQDAVQHLRQAEHISFPLNPETQHNESNVFIKEQPNVETEVESKVSAVLEKSDLAAPLKESTFEEIETAKMTPAEMKKRTAELRLMRELMFREERKAKRIKKIKSKAYRRIKKKEMLKNQEFIESDESDTDHDIARAKERMTLKHKTQGKWAKDMIKHGMTKDKETREEMEEMLRQGERLKEKILGRDGDEQSADEDIDTLEADGNDADSEEESSAREKVGKTGVLNMAFMRNAEAREKEANEEQLKALRDMERNGEADIFDAGENSNANKTLNQGRRVYTPGTAESREELTKLNNEIAEEIEIDQSKSLVSRLSKDQKKSNSKSKSTKKDSSSETDVNANPWLNDSDDESNVKKSSKVHVVDQDSSQLSKAAHKIRKEMVKQSKKKPSSTKDEDVLLDLEDSNTLNIVDAYGGSDDETSTNTMFKQQEVIADAFAGDDVVSKFEEEKRRVAVDEDDKEEDVTLPGWGDWAGAGAETKRKRKFIKKTKGVVEKDKRRDKSLKNVIINERVNKKNLKYQSSSVPFPFESREQYERSLRMPLGQEWTSRTSHQKMIKPRILTKGSTVIDPLKAPFK; encoded by the coding sequence ATGGCAAAGAGACCTAGAAGTACTGGCCGTACAAAAAAGCAGTCTAAGAGAAGAGCTTTCTCTGCTTTGGAAATCGCGAGAAGAGAACTTGAAGGTGATGATAGTTCATCAGATAATGAAACCGGAAAACACGGTGCCATTCTAAATGCTAGGAAAAAAGAGGATGCAGATTCTGGTGAGGATAGtttcgaagatgaagaactaGACTCTGATGAGGCTCTAGGATCCGATGATGATTACGATGTTTTAAGTTCCAAATTCTCACAGACCATCAGAGACCAAAAAAAggcaaagaagaatgtcCCTAAGTACTAcgattcagaagaagacgatgGTGGATATACTTCTATAGAAGAGGATGAGTTAGTGTCATTATCTGCAGCCTGGGATATGGACGATAAGGAATCTAAGGGCGATGATGATGCTGATTCGAAATTAAATCTAAATGATAACCTATCAGACCAAGAAACTAGTGCCTCAGAAGAGTCCTCGAGcgaagaggaagaagtcAGCGAAGAGGAAGATCCATTTGCAGATATTTCTGAAGACGAGGATGAGACAAACCTAAGTAATGTTGTCACTTTACTAAACAAAGATAAAGACAAGAAACAGATGAAAAAACTTGAGAATTATACTGTTGGAGAGGAAAACGAATTTGCTCTTCCAACCAATAAATCTGGTGATAAGTTAGATATTTCTGCTATGTTGGCTGCTGTCGATGACCCATTAGTATCGCAAAAGGCTAGTCTACTGAAAGGGAAGCAAACTGCCTTGGCTACTCCTCTACCgcaaagaattcaaaagagGTTGGAAAGAAAGGCAGCATATGAAATCTCCAAGGATGAAGTTAATAAATGGCAGGATGCAGTTCAGCATTTAAGACAAGCAGAACACATATCATTTCCTTTGAATCCAGAAACTCAACATAACGAATCGAATGTCTTCATCAAGGAACAGCCTAATGTTGAAACTGAAGTGGAATCCAAGGTCTCAGCAGTACTAGAAAAGAGCGATCTGGCTGCtcctttgaaagaatctactttcgaagaaattgaGACTGCTAAGATGACGCCTGCcgaaatgaagaagagaacaGCTGAATTGAGACTCATGAGAGAATTGATGttcagagaagaaagaaaggcTAAGAGAATAAAGAAGATAAAGTCAAAGGCATATCGCCGtataaagaagaaagaaatgcttaaaaatcaagaatttaTTGAGTCAGATGAAAGTGACACTGATCATGATATAGCAAGAGCTAAGGAAAGAATGACGTTAAAGCACAAGACACAAGGAAAATGGGCTAAGGATATGATCAAGCATGGTATGACTAAGgacaaagaaacaaggGAAGAGATGGAAGAAATGCTAAGGCAAGGTGAAagattgaaggaaaaaattCTTGGCAGAGACGGCGATGAACAGAGTGCAGATGAAGACATAGATACACTAGAAGCTGACGGGAATGATGCTGATTCGGAGGAGGAATCCTCGGCCAGAGAAAAGGTTGGTAAAACCGGTGTTCTCAATATGGCTTTTATGCGGAATGCAGAAGCGAGGGAAAAAGAGGCTAATGAAGAACAGCTAAAGGCACTTAGAGatatggaaagaaatggtGAAGCTGACATTTTCGATGCTGGTGAGAATAGCAATGCTAACAAGACTTTGAACCAAGGTAGAAGAGTATATACACCAGGAACCGCTGAATCCCGTGAAGAATTGACCAAGTTGAATAATGAAATTGCGGaggaaattgaaatcgatCAATCAAAATCACTAGTCAGTCGTTTATCTAAggatcaaaagaaatctaaCTCCAAATCAAAGTCAACTAAGAAAGACTCATCCAGTGAAACCGATGTAAATGCTAATCCATGGTTGAATGAtagtgatgatgaaagtAATGTCAAAAAATCATCCAAGGTTCACGTAGTTGATCAAGACAGTTCCCAGTTATCTAAAGCTGCGCACAAGATCAGAAAAGAGATGGTAAAACAAAGCAAGAAGAAACCCAGTTCCacaaaagatgaagacgtTCTACTTGATCTTGAGGATAGCAACACTTTGAACATCGTTGATGCTTATGGTGgttctgatgatgaaacttCTACAAATACCATGTTTAAACAACAAGAGGTCATAGCCGATGCATTCGCTGGGGACGATGTTGTTTCTAAATttgaagaggaaaaaaggAGAGTCGctgttgatgaagatgataagGAAGAGGACGTCACATTGCCTGGCTGGGGTGATTGGGCCGGTGCTGGTGCtgaaaccaaaagaaagcggaaattcatcaagaagACGAAAGGTGTGGTGgaaaaagacaaaagaagagacaaatcattgaagaacGTCATCATAAATGAGAGAGTTAACAAAAAGAACTTAAAATATCAATCGTCCTCTGTCCCTTTCCCATTCGAAAGCAGAGAACAATACGAAAGATCTTTAAGAATGCCACTAGGGCAAGAATGGACTTCCAGAACATCTCatcaaaagatgataaagCCAAGAATTTTGACCAAGGGAAGTACAGTTATAGACCCATTAAAAGCGCCTTTCAAATAG